A DNA window from Novosphingobium sp. RL4 contains the following coding sequences:
- a CDS encoding Hpt domain-containing protein, with the protein MAYEAGALEATLAAAAGGDSALFAELRASYAESVMRQADLLARSRCDGNWHLAAMRLKGLAASFHSMKLLVLAEEALQSAPGEPAVIRKLKAYLTEFSAD; encoded by the coding sequence ATGGCTTACGAAGCAGGTGCCCTCGAAGCGACCCTCGCCGCCGCGGCAGGCGGGGATTCTGCGCTTTTTGCCGAATTGCGCGCATCCTACGCAGAAAGCGTGATGCGGCAGGCCGACCTTCTCGCGCGGTCGCGATGTGATGGGAACTGGCATCTTGCCGCGATGCGGCTCAAGGGGCTCGCGGCGAGCTTCCATTCCATGAAGCTTCTGGTACTGGCAGAGGAGGCGCTTCAGTCTGCGCCGGGCGAGCCGGCCGTCATTCGCAAGCTCAAGGCCTATCTCACGGAGTTTTCCGCCGACTGA
- a CDS encoding tyrosine-type recombinase/integrase, whose amino-acid sequence MARLPKLKYVKFTRSKGKVYAYFDTGRKKSNGEPIRLPLPPYGTVGFYDSYSSFLGARTKRMAIVPTIASVAELYQNSDDFKDRSEGTKKVYRITLKKVLAEFGEFPLEDVTRKRVYDVLDEIPGPASRNLFVAMLGVLFRYARSRDMTEANPIKDIRQAKTGEHEPWPDDLLTAALAADEAMIRLSVHLLNFTGQRLGDVLKLRWSDIRGGNVVMTQQKTAKPMIIRMHRDLIAELDQAPRLGMTIISHATGKPVGADFLRNLLKGFAAKLGHSVVPHGLRKNAVNSLLRAGCTIPEVQAITGQSVEMVMHYAKQVDQGALSEAAIIKLERGNRS is encoded by the coding sequence GTGGCAAGGCTGCCTAAACTGAAATACGTGAAATTCACCCGGTCGAAGGGGAAGGTCTATGCCTACTTCGACACGGGGCGGAAGAAGTCCAACGGTGAGCCGATTCGCTTGCCGCTCCCGCCGTATGGCACGGTCGGGTTCTACGATAGCTATTCGTCATTCCTGGGCGCGCGCACTAAGCGCATGGCCATTGTCCCCACGATCGCCAGCGTGGCGGAACTCTACCAGAACAGCGACGACTTCAAGGATCGGTCAGAGGGCACCAAGAAAGTGTACCGAATCACCCTGAAGAAGGTCCTGGCAGAATTTGGGGAGTTCCCCCTGGAGGACGTGACCCGCAAGAGAGTCTACGACGTGCTTGATGAAATTCCAGGGCCAGCCTCCAGAAACCTGTTCGTGGCCATGCTGGGTGTTCTTTTCCGCTACGCCCGCTCGCGCGACATGACCGAAGCGAACCCGATCAAGGATATCCGGCAGGCGAAGACAGGCGAGCACGAGCCATGGCCCGACGATCTACTCACCGCTGCATTGGCGGCGGACGAAGCTATGATCCGTCTGTCTGTCCATCTGCTCAATTTCACCGGCCAGCGCCTAGGCGACGTTCTCAAGCTGCGCTGGTCAGACATCCGCGGCGGCAATGTCGTGATGACCCAGCAGAAGACGGCCAAACCTATGATCATCCGCATGCACCGCGATCTGATTGCTGAACTCGATCAGGCGCCGCGCCTTGGAATGACGATCATCAGCCATGCAACCGGCAAGCCGGTGGGCGCTGACTTCCTGCGGAACCTCCTGAAGGGGTTCGCTGCAAAGCTTGGGCATTCTGTTGTGCCGCACGGTCTCCGCAAGAACGCGGTCAACAGCCTCTTGCGCGCCGGATGCACCATCCCTGAGGTACAGGCCATCACGGGGCAGAGCGTCGAAATGGTAATGCACTATGCCAAGCAGGTCGATCAGGGAGCTTTGTCGGAGGCGGCCATCATCAAATTGGAGCGAGGAAACAGATCGTGA
- a CDS encoding phage Gp37/Gp68 family protein produces the protein MAENSAIEWTHHTFNPWIGCTKVGPGCDNCYASDLAQARLGVEWGPGKPRRHTAASTWKQPRAWNRKAESAGTRYRVFCASLADVFDNEVPAEWRAELFQLIRETPHLDWLLVTKRIGNAGKMAEAAGGWPGNVWLGISVVNQVEADRDIPKLLTTFGPRYRFLSMEPLLGPVHIRDHWLIHHHPGDAAIDWIIVGGESGPRARPMHPDWARSLRDQCASVTIASGPAPVPFLFKQWGEFSDFDHIGMGWNDLPDRIRGRQQFIDGKAMVQIGKKRAGRLLDGVQHDGYPKEASNA, from the coding sequence ATGGCTGAGAACAGCGCAATCGAGTGGACGCACCACACCTTCAACCCGTGGATCGGCTGCACCAAGGTCGGGCCTGGCTGCGACAACTGCTATGCGTCGGATTTGGCGCAAGCCCGCCTTGGCGTCGAGTGGGGACCGGGGAAACCCCGCCGCCACACCGCTGCATCAACATGGAAGCAGCCGCGCGCATGGAACCGGAAGGCGGAATCCGCTGGCACCCGCTATCGGGTGTTCTGCGCCTCGCTGGCGGACGTGTTCGACAACGAGGTTCCCGCCGAGTGGCGCGCCGAGCTGTTCCAGCTGATCCGCGAGACGCCGCACCTCGACTGGCTGCTGGTGACGAAGCGCATCGGCAACGCTGGAAAAATGGCTGAAGCCGCAGGTGGGTGGCCCGGTAACGTCTGGCTGGGAATTTCCGTCGTGAACCAGGTGGAAGCAGATCGAGACATTCCGAAGTTGCTGACGACCTTCGGTCCGCGCTACCGATTCCTTTCGATGGAACCGCTGCTGGGCCCGGTCCATATTCGCGACCACTGGCTGATCCATCACCATCCCGGCGACGCCGCGATAGACTGGATTATCGTCGGCGGAGAAAGCGGCCCGCGCGCAAGGCCTATGCATCCGGATTGGGCACGTAGCTTGCGCGACCAGTGCGCAAGCGTGACTATCGCCAGCGGTCCAGCGCCGGTCCCGTTTCTGTTCAAGCAGTGGGGCGAGTTCTCAGACTTCGACCACATCGGCATGGGTTGGAATGACCTTCCTGATCGCATCCGTGGTCGCCAGCAGTTCATCGACGGCAAGGCGATGGTCCAGATCGGCAAGAAGCGCGCCGGTCGCCTGCTCGATGGCGTCCAGCACGACGGTTATCCGAAGGAGGCGTCCAATGCCTAA
- a CDS encoding DUF551 domain-containing protein encodes MSTTTSDIAAGEKIASLVEAMQGISHFRDAVSFRADPLSVALRQWIDAGEEALAAVENPDGPVPAKWQPIETAPKDGSGIIVIDMTAPLPEAGQAWFKHGVWTAVCPDGAIALEAEVYRAMAWPTPTHWMPLPSAPSQIEEGKDNG; translated from the coding sequence ATGAGCACCACCACCTCCGATATCGCGGCGGGCGAGAAGATCGCATCGCTAGTCGAAGCCATGCAGGGCATCTCGCATTTCCGCGATGCCGTTTCCTTCCGTGCTGACCCGCTTTCCGTTGCGCTGCGCCAATGGATCGACGCCGGGGAAGAGGCGCTCGCTGCAGTCGAGAACCCTGACGGCCCAGTACCGGCGAAATGGCAGCCTATCGAGACCGCGCCGAAGGATGGTAGCGGCATAATCGTCATCGACATGACAGCGCCTCTGCCAGAAGCGGGACAGGCGTGGTTCAAGCATGGCGTCTGGACAGCTGTATGCCCTGATGGCGCAATTGCGCTGGAGGCAGAAGTCTACCGCGCCATGGCGTGGCCGACGCCCACCCACTGGATGCCTCTCCCCTCCGCCCCCTCTCAGATCGAGGAGGGGAAGGACAATGGCTGA
- a CDS encoding recombinase RecT has product MASQANNPVAVIRQNLEVMAPQFKAALPAHVTVEKFSRVAMTAIQNNPQLQNADRSSLFGAVVRLAQDGLLPDGREAALVMFGNKAQAMPMIAGILKKIRQSGDVSYVSAQIVYENDRFKWSLGFDETIEHEPAPLDQEPGEPIAAYAVAVLKDGSRLLEVMRKSEIEKVRAVSRAARNGPWVQWWGEMARKTVMRRLSKRLPMSTDLEDTVFQRDETMAPEPQPRIVDVQAEPETPVSRLEALEHQIDDDSSMEEGNDSQMGEDGPAWESHVAALRSRLADASDAKSVEKVEKDWINNVRLGVDGEQAVQAFEAEIAARKREFAA; this is encoded by the coding sequence ATGGCATCCCAAGCAAACAACCCTGTCGCCGTGATCCGGCAGAACCTCGAAGTCATGGCGCCGCAGTTCAAGGCAGCGCTTCCGGCGCATGTCACGGTCGAGAAGTTCAGCCGCGTCGCCATGACCGCGATCCAGAACAACCCGCAGCTGCAGAACGCCGACCGCTCCAGTTTGTTCGGCGCCGTGGTTCGCCTCGCGCAGGACGGCCTGCTGCCCGATGGCCGGGAAGCCGCGCTCGTCATGTTCGGCAACAAGGCTCAGGCCATGCCGATGATAGCGGGCATCTTGAAGAAGATCCGGCAGAGCGGCGATGTCAGCTATGTGTCGGCACAGATCGTCTATGAGAACGATCGCTTCAAATGGTCGCTCGGCTTTGATGAGACGATCGAGCACGAACCCGCGCCTCTCGACCAGGAGCCGGGAGAGCCCATTGCGGCCTATGCCGTCGCCGTCCTCAAGGATGGATCGCGTCTGCTGGAAGTGATGCGCAAGAGTGAGATCGAGAAGGTCCGCGCCGTAAGCCGGGCCGCCCGCAATGGCCCGTGGGTGCAATGGTGGGGCGAGATGGCCCGCAAGACTGTCATGCGCCGGCTGTCCAAGCGCCTGCCGATGAGCACCGATCTGGAAGACACGGTTTTCCAGCGTGACGAGACCATGGCCCCGGAACCGCAGCCGCGCATTGTCGATGTGCAGGCCGAACCTGAAACGCCCGTCAGCCGTCTGGAGGCTCTTGAGCACCAGATCGACGATGACTCCAGTATGGAAGAGGGAAACGACAGCCAGATGGGCGAGGATGGCCCGGCATGGGAATCGCACGTCGCCGCTCTACGCAGCCGCCTGGCAGACGCGAGCGACGCCAAGTCCGTCGAGAAGGTTGAGAAGGACTGGATCAACAACGTGCGCCTTGGAGTGGACGGCGAGCAGGCTGTGCAGGCTTTCGAAGCCGAGATTGCAGCTCGCAAGCGGGAGTTCGCCGCATGA
- a CDS encoding YqaJ viral recombinase family protein, with translation MSINPNHDAIFRAKHVGASEVSALFGCNPWLTEFELWHRKRGTIATPDFNATRPDGSPENERIYWGVKLEAAIIEAAFERYGYVDREDKGALSNGQGLGGHPDRMVTCPQRGPIILETKMVDWLERKKWGEEPPLHYLLQGNTYAGLDYVNGFDMLVLVGGNQLERIQYDFRPKLFAEAERRVREFWKAVADGKEPKPDYSRDGAALKEVYSEQGDETVNLEGDNRAAIAAAEYLAAAEEVKLAQARKDAAQAELIGKLKDAAVGFMDGFTIKSTLVAGIPDRKAKPDEIIRGRKPYRRFSIKELEA, from the coding sequence ATGAGTATCAACCCGAACCATGACGCCATCTTCCGTGCCAAGCATGTCGGTGCGTCTGAGGTTTCGGCGCTGTTCGGCTGCAATCCTTGGCTGACCGAATTCGAGCTTTGGCATCGAAAGCGCGGAACCATCGCAACGCCGGACTTCAATGCGACCCGCCCGGATGGCTCACCCGAGAACGAGCGCATTTACTGGGGCGTGAAGCTGGAGGCCGCGATCATCGAAGCGGCGTTCGAACGGTATGGCTATGTTGATCGCGAGGACAAGGGCGCGCTGAGTAATGGCCAAGGGCTGGGCGGTCATCCCGACCGCATGGTCACTTGCCCCCAGCGCGGGCCGATCATCCTTGAAACCAAGATGGTTGATTGGCTCGAGCGCAAGAAGTGGGGCGAGGAACCGCCGCTGCACTATCTGCTGCAGGGAAACACCTACGCTGGCCTCGATTACGTCAATGGCTTCGACATGCTCGTGCTCGTCGGCGGAAACCAACTCGAGCGCATTCAGTACGACTTCCGGCCAAAGCTCTTTGCAGAGGCAGAGCGGCGCGTCCGAGAGTTCTGGAAAGCCGTTGCCGATGGCAAGGAACCGAAGCCCGACTATTCCCGCGACGGCGCTGCGCTCAAGGAAGTCTATTCCGAGCAGGGCGACGAGACGGTCAACCTTGAGGGCGACAACCGCGCTGCGATAGCTGCTGCCGAATATCTGGCCGCTGCCGAGGAAGTGAAGCTGGCGCAAGCCCGCAAGGATGCCGCGCAGGCTGAACTGATCGGCAAGCTCAAGGACGCTGCCGTCGGGTTCATGGACGGCTTCACCATCAAGTCAACGCTCGTCGCCGGGATACCGGATCGCAAGGCCAAGCCTGACGAGATTATCCGCGGGCGCAAGCCGTACCGCAGGTTCAGCATCAAGGAATTGGAGGCTTAA
- a CDS encoding HIRAN domain-containing protein produces MGADYPNKGKAPGRRFELALCAPGDPLELRPEPENPADEHAIAVYSERGVQLGYISSQRAVRVAQLIRQGHTTTAIFQEATRFGAFARVSFDGAVPALPQPVCVGEEPNGAFDPEPDWYPDEVWPD; encoded by the coding sequence GTGGGGGCTGATTATCCCAACAAGGGCAAGGCGCCTGGGCGCCGCTTCGAGCTCGCCCTGTGCGCACCAGGCGATCCGCTAGAATTGCGGCCGGAGCCTGAAAACCCGGCCGACGAGCATGCGATCGCTGTCTATTCTGAGCGCGGCGTGCAGCTGGGCTATATCTCGTCCCAGCGCGCCGTGCGCGTCGCCCAGCTGATCAGGCAGGGTCACACCACCACCGCCATCTTCCAAGAAGCGACGCGTTTCGGCGCGTTCGCGCGCGTCTCTTTTGACGGCGCTGTGCCCGCGTTACCTCAACCTGTTTGCGTCGGGGAAGAGCCTAACGGCGCTTTCGATCCAGAGCCGGATTGGTATCCCGACGAGGTGTGGCCTGACTAA
- a CDS encoding helix-turn-helix transcriptional regulator → MIAVRSFRRQTDNRRSIYLNLVGSIEGQIRQAYAKRHDADGTTQKDLADKLGVGKSVINRRLNGQSNMTVETLADMAWGLGHCVSVNIFDPTESPTNSFHIIPQDIGHVVAEPAKVKSKQFCTTIVGSSDQWTSYMTSGEELDL, encoded by the coding sequence GTGATCGCCGTGCGCTCTTTCCGCCGCCAAACTGACAATCGTAGATCGATCTACCTCAATCTCGTTGGATCGATCGAGGGTCAAATACGTCAGGCATACGCCAAACGGCACGATGCGGACGGCACAACGCAAAAAGATCTCGCCGACAAACTCGGTGTAGGAAAGTCGGTGATCAATCGCCGCCTCAATGGGCAGTCGAATATGACGGTCGAAACCTTGGCTGACATGGCATGGGGGTTGGGACACTGCGTGAGCGTAAACATATTTGACCCGACTGAGTCTCCGACGAATAGCTTTCATATCATCCCGCAAGATATAGGCCACGTGGTGGCAGAGCCTGCGAAAGTAAAATCTAAGCAATTTTGCACCACAATCGTAGGCAGTTCAGACCAATGGACGTCGTACATGACATCTGGCGAAGAGTTGGATCTCTGA
- a CDS encoding XRE family transcriptional regulator: protein MAANNIAVFRKQRGLSQTELAERIGTTLNMLGKLERGDRSLDQAWLDKIGGALGVAPHELIAPDVAVKAIAPVSVLAPSAEEVVYIQKLDLSLSMGPGTHIEDWVEAEPVAFDLAFIRSVTRTASDRLKLVTGIGDSMYPTLNWGDVILIDTTERQLARQDGVYWIDVYGAAGLKRLRNVGKNRVLVISDNPTVPDMEVDAADLRIQGRAIWLARGI, encoded by the coding sequence ATGGCAGCGAACAATATAGCGGTGTTTCGGAAGCAGCGGGGCTTGTCTCAGACCGAGCTGGCCGAGCGCATCGGCACGACGCTCAACATGCTCGGCAAACTGGAGCGGGGCGACCGCTCGCTGGACCAGGCTTGGCTGGACAAGATTGGTGGCGCCCTTGGGGTTGCCCCGCACGAACTCATTGCCCCCGATGTGGCGGTAAAGGCGATCGCACCAGTTTCGGTCTTGGCTCCTTCGGCAGAGGAGGTGGTCTATATCCAGAAACTGGACCTCTCCCTTTCTATGGGGCCAGGAACGCATATCGAGGATTGGGTAGAGGCGGAGCCGGTCGCGTTCGACCTCGCTTTTATACGGTCTGTCACCCGAACTGCATCAGATCGGCTCAAGCTCGTCACCGGCATCGGCGACAGCATGTACCCGACTCTGAACTGGGGTGACGTGATCCTCATTGACACAACGGAGCGGCAGCTGGCGCGCCAAGATGGCGTCTATTGGATCGACGTGTACGGCGCAGCGGGGCTCAAACGCCTGCGGAACGTGGGGAAGAACCGCGTGCTAGTGATCTCGGACAATCCGACGGTGCCGGATATGGAAGTTGATGCTGCGGATCTGCGCATCCAGGGGCGCGCGATCTGGCTGGCTCGGGGAATTTGA
- a CDS encoding helix-turn-helix transcriptional regulator, which translates to MKLLDYLKAEKVAVAEFANRVGEAETTIRKIVYGQRQPSLPLAVKISDATGGKTKPGEMIVEPRDAAA; encoded by the coding sequence ATGAAACTGCTCGACTATCTCAAGGCCGAGAAAGTGGCCGTCGCCGAGTTCGCCAACCGAGTTGGCGAAGCGGAAACCACCATTCGCAAGATCGTCTACGGTCAAAGGCAGCCCTCGCTTCCGCTGGCTGTGAAGATCAGCGATGCGACTGGCGGGAAGACGAAGCCTGGCGAAATGATCGTCGAGCCTCGGGATGCCGCCGCATGA